Proteins encoded in a region of the Marinomonas maritima genome:
- a CDS encoding low molecular weight protein-tyrosine-phosphatase has translation MRSHKVLTVCLGNICRSPAAQGILETVASKNRLFLELDSAGTAAYHVGNPPDSRSIAALNSVGIDIRQQKARQVTISDFNEYDWILAMDRENLLNLKKIQPEHSKATVVMFGEFDQHVTLGEVVDPYYGGD, from the coding sequence ATGAGATCACACAAAGTGCTAACGGTGTGTTTAGGTAATATTTGTCGCTCACCGGCAGCACAAGGTATTTTAGAAACTGTAGCGTCTAAGAATCGCTTGTTCTTAGAGCTTGATTCTGCAGGTACAGCGGCTTACCACGTTGGCAACCCACCGGATTCAAGGTCCATTGCCGCGCTTAATAGCGTTGGCATCGACATTCGTCAGCAAAAAGCCAGACAGGTCACAATAAGCGATTTTAATGAGTATGATTGGATTCTAGCAATGGATCGAGAGAATTTGCTTAATCTAAAAAAAATCCAACCAGAGCACAGTAAAGCGACAGTAGTCATGTTTGGTGAATTTGATCAACACGTTACTTTAGGTGAAGTGGTCGATCCATATTATGGTGGGGATTAA
- a CDS encoding Trm112 family protein, which produces MNKNLLDILVCPVTKAALILSKDGTELISKVGGMAYPVRDGIPVLLETEARTLTAEERLESGSAK; this is translated from the coding sequence ATGAATAAAAACTTATTAGATATCCTTGTTTGTCCTGTCACGAAAGCGGCGCTAATCTTGAGTAAAGATGGTACGGAATTGATCAGTAAAGTGGGCGGTATGGCTTATCCTGTTCGCGATGGTATTCCTGTTTTATTAGAAACAGAAGCTCGCACGTTGACCGCAGAAGAGCGATTAGAGTCAGGCTCTGCAAAATGA